The following is a genomic window from Calliphora vicina chromosome 5, idCalVici1.1, whole genome shotgun sequence.
ttttaagctAGAAATCTTGCTTCTTTTAAACCGTTaacgtgggtcttttataaagaaaatttaagctaGAAATCTTGCTTCTTTAAAACCGACaacgtgggtcttttataaagaaaatttaagccaGAAATCTTGGTTCTTTAAAAACGACAACGTGGCTCCttgataaagaaaatttaagctaaaaaatttaagaaatctggtttcattaaaaccgacaacgtgggtcttttataaagaaaatttaagctaGAAATCTTGCTTCTTTAAAACCGACTACGTGTGTGTTTTATAAAGAACATTTAAGCCAGAAATCTATgttctttaaaacaaacaacgtgggtcttttataaagaaaatttaagctaGAAATCTATgttctttaaaacaaacaacgtgggtcttttataaagaaaatttaagctaGAAATCTATGTTCTTTAAAACGAACaacgtgggtcttttataaagaaaatttaagctaGAAATCTATGTTCTTTAAAACCAACaacgtgggtcttttataaagaaaatttaagctaGAAATCTATgttctttaaaacaaacaacgtgggtcttttataaagaaaatttaagctaGAAATCTATgttctttaaaacaaacaacgtgggtcttttataaagaaaatttaagctaGAAATCTATgttctttaaaacaaacaacgtgggtcttttataaagaaaatttaagctaGAAATCTATGTTCTTTAAAACCGTTAAAGTGGgtcttttatattgaaaatttaagctAGAAATCTGGGTTCTTTAAAACCGTTaacgtgggtcttttataaagaaaatttaagctaGAATTCATTCTTCTTTAAAACCGACAACGTGGGTCTTTAATACAGAAAATTTAAGCTAGAAATCTGGGTTCTTTAAAACCGTTAAAGTGGgtcttttataatgaaaatttaagctAGAAATCAGGGTTCTTTAAAACCGTTAAAGTGGgtcttttataatgaaaatttaagctAGAAATCTGGGTTCTTTAAAACCGTCAAAGTGGGTCttttagaaagaaaatttaagctaGAAATCTTGGTTCTTTAAAACCGACaacgtgggtcttttataaagaaaatttaagctaGAAATATTGCTTCTTTAAAACCAACaacgtgggtcttttataaagaaaatttaagctaGAAATCTTGCTTCTTTAAAACTGACaacgtgggtcttttataaagaaaatttaagctaGAAATCTGAGTTCTTTAAAACCGACAACGTCTGtcttatataaagaaaatttaagctaGAAATCTGAGTTCTTTAAAACCGACAACGTCTGtcttatataaagaaaatttaagctaGAAATCTTGCTTCTTTAAAACCGACaacgtgggtcttttataaagaaaatttaagctaGAAATCTTGCTTCTTTAAAACAGACAATaagtcttttataaagaaaattgaaaCTAGAAATCTGGCTTCTTTAAAACGGACAATAAGTcttttacaaagaaaattgaagctagaattctAGCTTATTTAAAACCGACAATGagggtcttttataaagaagaTAAAATTAAACATCATACGCTACAATTGAAGTACAGAGCAAAACTTGTAGCTAAAGAGAATATAAATGTCTCATTAAACACTTCAAAGCGGATTTTATTTCAGATTACTTAAGAAAATAAGTTTAATCTTACATTAGAATTAAGAAATCActctttagtttttcttaatttttattttttcattaatttttacttatttagtcCTATATTAACCCAATTTAAGTTACACCACTGTGCTGTTGTTAAACTTAAAAACCCATTGCCTATGTCAAGGCTGTATTACTAAATTCACCTTTTTGTTAGCCAACATCAAAACCCTTGCTTTAGCAACACAGTCTAGCAAAGACAAACACCGTTGAGTTGAAGTTGAATTCAACACTATTGTGAATGAGGTTAATTCTGTTATTTACAGTAAATtccatattattttaaataaattccgtttattttaaatttttatgtaacattttctaaaatacataaatgtttttattttatatttaaatttaaatctaatttttaaaagcttttgtttaagaatattttatacGAAATTACGCCTGTTCAGTAACTAAAAAACCATTACAAATTGATGAAAaactttctttgaaaatttaatttccatttgaaaaatttctgatTATTAAGAATGGTTATATATTATTGAACAAACTTTAACTTCTTAACTGTTTGGGACTTTCTAATCTACTATTGATTATTCTCATCATCCACAATTTCTATAGTTATATTTGGCAAATTGTTGTCAGTCGTTAGTGGTGGTTCCATTTCATTCGGCACCAAAGGCTTTAAGCTCACATCACTGCAACGACGTGTAGTAATAGATTTTCTACGTTTGtttaaaatatcgaattttaagGCCACTGTTGGTTGTAGTTGCGTTATGATGGTGCTATTGCTATTACGACGACTGGTTGAACAAGAATTAGAGCAACTTTGACCACCACAGGCACCTTCTACATCAAGCTCCATGTTGTTAGATTTTGGCTCTGTTGTGTCCAGTTCTTTGCGCACACAATAGCGTCCTTCTGTGGAATGCGAACGTCGCATTTTCATGGATTCTTGGCGAACGCTTAAAAGGTTCtatgaaaaagaaattttgtacagaattttaataaaattttacacaatttattaaataccTCCTGCATTTCAATTCTATGGCTATTCTTTCTGGTCCTCCTCAAGCCATGCTGTTCTTCCAATTTATTAGCCACCGTGCACATCCAATCTTTGGCCTGCGCTAAACCCATTGTAGACTGTGATCTCTCGGGTATGCCTTCCTGAAAAACTGAACTTCTGCGGCGGGTTTCACTGCCACCTTCCAACACAAATACCCGCGGGAAATCAATCACAAAGTCACGACTTCTTATTAGGTCGGCCAAAGCTCCTGTAGGTCTTAAGTTGGTGTTGGCGGCCACAGTGCTTATGGCGGCCTCTGGCGTAGATTCTGATGGATATTCCAAAATACTCTCCTCACTGCCAATAAACTAAGAgatataatttgtaattaaatagttaaaaatcgCCTTTAGTTTTATACGagaaagttttaataaatatacgTTTACATTGTTCAAACATTAGGCAAAATGAGCATGACCTATAAATATTCGATATTTTATTATGCTGACAAATATGTTTCTTGTTCCTACAGAGCTCATAtaaaatctaacaaatatttgatgaaaatagTGGTTACGTTTCGTCAACTATTAGAATATGAATATAGCTTATgaacttaaaaaatacttaaactccttttcttgattaaaagcttattggccaagttattagcgaatttaggtattttgagtttttatataaaaaatcaatttttggacacaaatatgagtgatcacagatcgaggcccttttcttgattaaacgcttattggccaagttattagcgaatttaggtattttgagtttttatataaaaaatcgatttttggtcagaaatatgagtgatcacagatcgaggcccttttctcgattaaacgcttattggccaagttattagcgaatttaggtattttgagtttttttaaaaaaatcgatttttggacagaaatatgagtgatcacagatcgaggtccttttctcgattaaacgcttattggccaggttattagcgaatttagatattttgagcttttatataaaaaaaatcgatttttgttcagaaatatgagtgatcacagatcgagcttcttttcttgatttaaagctgattggccaagttattagcgaatttagatattttgagtttttatataaaaaatcgatttttggtcagaaatatgaatgatcacggatcgaggtccttttctcgattaaacgcttattggccaagttattagcgaatttagatattttgagttttcatataaaaaaatcgatttttggtcagaaatatgagtgatcacagatcgaggtccttttctcgattaaacgcttattggtcaagttattagcgaatttagatattttgggtttttatataaaaaaatcgatttttgttcagaaatatgagtgatcaaagatcgagctccttttcttgattaaaagcttattggccaagtttttagagaatttagatattttgagtttttatataaaaaaatcgatttttgttcagaaatatgagtgatcacagatcgaggtccttttctcgatcaaacgcttattggccaagttattagcgaatttacatattttgagtttttatataaaaaaatcgatttttgttcagaaatatgagtgatcacagatcgtggtccttttctcgattaaacgcttttggccaagttattagcgaatttagatattttgggtttttatataaaaaatcgaattttgttcagaaatatgagtgatcacagatcgagctgcttttcttgattaaaagcttattggccaagttattagcgaatttagatattttgagtttttatacaacaaaatcgatttttgttcagaaatatgagtgatcacagatcgaggtccttttctcgattaaacggttattggcaaagttattagaaaatttagatttttgatataaaaaatcgatttttggtcagaaatatgagtgatcacagatcgagctgcttttcttgattaaaagcttattggccaagttattagcgaatttggatattttgagttttcatataaaaaaatcgatttttgttcagaaatatgagtgatcacagatcgaggtccttttctcgattaaacgcttattggccaagttattatcgaatttagatattttgagttttcatataaaaaaatcgatttttggtcagaaatatgagtgatcacagatcgaggtccttttcttgattaaacgcttattggccaagttattatcgaatttagatattttgagttttcatataaaaaaatcgatttttggtcagaaatatgagtgatcacagatcgaggtccttttcttgatttatatttttaaatgattaaggCTGTGAACTtaacattgaaatgaaagtggacctgtaaaattaaatttcaacattattactttttatattCTATACCTTaggtgataaatttaaaaatttgatgaaaGCTTTTTCTCTAAAAGCTTTTGTTTGTGTGGTGAATAAACTTAACAAGAcacttacatatgtatggaaTGATAAATAAACTTACAGCATTTCAACATTTAAGCAAAGCTTACTTTTTTATCTAAAAGCTGTAATAAAGCTCTAGCTATTACTAAAATGTAGACCAATTGAAAAAGCAgttttgtgattttatttttttttttgttttttaaacatatattttttcgacatttaattgatttttttttgtattttgtttgttatttttcttagtTTAGTATTGATTTCCTTTAgggtaatacttttttttacgttttagaaaaaaatttgaaacttAATGTTagttattatttacatttaattataaattacagtATTTTTTCTCAGCGTTTATAAAtcaattgtttagttttttgttttttttttgtaaatgactAGTAGTCCCTTTTAAACGCTGACTGCTGTTtactaaaatttcttttatatatttttttgtttgttttcttataaatctaagttttttgtcaaatttttcgTTTGATTTAGCACTACAataattgttatgtttttttatattttaaggtgtacaaaaaatgtgtgttttttttaattctttagctaaaaattatgtttaaacataaaacttaaaggtagatttataaaatttataactcTTGTGTTTTGTGTTTTCTTGTCTCAAGTCTTAGAACTCTTAAGTATTGATTTTTGGGATCAGTTTAAAGCATTTAAACTACAACTACttatataaaattacaaaaaattataattaatgaacatataaacaaatatttacaataaaaggtttttaaaagaaataactacaaattaaaatttaaagaaaatagcttaacagaacagaaataaaaatataccagcagcagcagcagccctattcaagaaaattttaaccTCACTGGGAGCTTAAAGCTTTAGTTacaagaaatttatgttaaacatCTAATCAGCTGagattatacaaaatattactcTTTCAAACCTAAAACTTTGTTAATTTTCTGTTGGTCTAACATTTCCTGAATAGGGCAGTTTATAAATAACCCAGCAaagaatttcaatattaaaacaaaccaaaaaattgATCTACTTGTtgctttactaaattttttCTCTAAGTTAGCTATTGGCAGCTCTTGTTATTTTTGTCTGGGCCTATAGCTCTCCTATTTTAGACATCAGTCACCAGATGACTGCCAGTATTCACTTggttttgttgctgctgtatAAAGCCAGTGCTCCAGGCCTGGTTAATATCACTATTTGGTAaattattactattactattgcTACTATTATTACTACTACTGctgttaattaaattaaaattataactaCTATCGACAGCATCTACTGCTGTGAGTTCAGCTGCTGCTACTATAGCTGGGGGTCTATGATAGTTTTGTTGTAAATGTATATCAATATCTTCCCTACTGCTGTGTGGCTCTATGGTGGTAATCGTTTGTGTCTCTACACTAGCTTGGGTGGCACTAAATCTACTGGGAGTATTATTGCTATTTACTGTAGCAGCTGATGGTGATAATGAATTTGCATTGGCATTGGATGTGGGCGTGAGATTAGCTCTAGGCACTACACCTACAACTACCACAGGCACATCTGTGTCATCTAAAGGCGCTGTATTATTAGCGGGCATATGCTGGGGTGAGGGTGTTGTATGTATTTCATCACCCACCACATAACCATAGAATTTTAAAACGTCCAATTTGCACATGGGACAGGTACGATGCTCAATTAGCCAGGGATCTATGCAGTTTTTATGGAATTCATGTCTGTAAAGGAAAATAAAGTTAGATTTGTTTATAGTTAAAACGTGTATGATAGGATACTTACTTGCAGGGCAGCACTCTTATGAGATCTGAGGCTTTGTAGCTCTCTATGCAAATGGCACAACAATCTGATTCGGCATCTTTTTCATCTGTGCTTTTGCCTGTCTTTGTGGGTATTTTCATGATGGCTTTTTTGGTCACAGAGCAAAGATGGCGCTGAAAAGGGGAAATTAAAACAATGTTGTTAATACAACTttcttaaatttagaaaattttaaattattttaacatttatatgtTTGGTGTACAAAGTGGCCCATATCTGTCAAATCGGATTCCTTCccagaattcaaaaattacataaatcaTATGATTATGGGTATCgttgaaaagctttttaaaagttctttaataatttgttaaactttAAGTACAGCtgcttattaaattaaaaagttgtatgacaaaatgtaattttttcaagTATTTTATATGGGAgactttcttaaatttaaaaattttagaattattttaactcttatataatgtacttaaaGAAATACTAAGTTTGGTGTACAAAAGGGCCCATATCTGTCAAATGGCATTCATTCccagaattcaaaaattacataaatcaTATGATTATGGGTATCgttgaaaagctttttaaaagttctttaataatttgttaaaatttaagtacagctgcttattaaattaaaaagttgtaagacaaaatgtaattttttcaagTATTTTATATGGGAGACTTtcttaaatttggaaaattttaaattgttttaacattTCTATAATGTAGTTAAGGAAATAATAAGTTTGGCGTACAAAGGGTCCCATATCTGCCAAATGGGATTCCTTcccagaattaaaaaattacataaatcaTATGATTATGGGTATCgttgaaaagctttttaaaagttctttaataatttcttaaaatttaagtacagctgcttattaaataaaaaagttataagataaaatgtaattttttcaagaattttataTGGGAGACTttcttaaatttagaaaattttgaattgttttaacatttatatAATGTAGTTAAGGAAATAATAAGTTTGGTGTACAAAGAGGCCCATATCCACCAAATGGGATTCCTTCCCTGGAttcaaaaattacataaat
Proteins encoded in this region:
- the gol gene encoding E3 ubiquitin-protein ligase goliath, whose protein sequence is MDSRELLLFLACMGLLGGLRFTSTTTTTSLVAAMSIANQDLERYFHSANRTQTLASEERIAMDVYTYAFLNYSYLENQQLRVVNYQEEKARYGEGKILTVQGKLIHISTPEDPKDDSACSFNLLGTNGQPIPTFGVSWIALVRRGRCTFEEKVKNVFLNGAAGVIIYNDKPVMNLEKMQIKGKTRNITAVITYQDIGLEMAMRLDQGFDVSAHIIEGRSGMRPINSLNRTSVLFVAISFIILMVISLVWLIFYYIQKFRYMQSKDQQSRHLCSVTKKAIMKIPTKTGKSTDEKDAESDCCAICIESYKASDLIRVLPCKHEFHKNCIDPWLIEHRTCPMCKLDVLKFYGYVFIGSEESILEYPSESTPEAAISTVAANTNLRPTGALADLIRSRDFVIDFPRVFVLEGGSETRRRSSVFQEGIPERSQSTMGLAQAKDWMCTVANKLEEQHGLRRTRKNSHRIEMQENLLSVRQESMKMRRSHSTEGRYCVRKELDTTEPKSNNMELDVEGACGGQSCSNSCSTSRRNSNSTIITQLQPTVALKFDILNKRRKSITTRRCSDVSLKPLVPNEMEPPLTTDNNLPNITIEIVDDENNQ